One part of the Thiothrix nivea DSM 5205 genome encodes these proteins:
- a CDS encoding tryptophan--tRNA ligase translates to MNTSPSQTQRVVSGMRPTGLLHLGHYHGVLKNWVEMQLNYECFFFVADWHALTTHYETPGGIAQHVEDMAIDWLAAGISPSSATIFTQSHVPEHAELHLLLSMITPLGWLERVPTYKDQQEKLKERDLSTYGFLGYPLLQSADILIYKADRVPVGEDQVAHIELTREVARRFNHIYGREPDFEQKAEQAANKMGKKQAKLYRELRRKYQEQGDAEALDVGRALLESQQNLSLGDRERLFGYLEGSGKIILPEPQAALTKASKMPGLDGQKMSKSYSNTIALREKPEDVEKKIRTMPTDTSRVRRTDPGDPARCPVWPFHEIYSDDATKQWVQEGCRSAGIGCLECKQPVIDAVQAELAPIQRRAAEFEENRGRVRDILREGAEAARQVARETLDDVMEAMRFTHHL, encoded by the coding sequence GTGAACACTTCGCCTTCGCAAACCCAGCGCGTCGTTTCCGGAATGCGCCCGACCGGCCTGTTGCATTTGGGCCATTATCATGGCGTCCTGAAAAACTGGGTGGAAATGCAGCTCAATTACGAGTGCTTCTTTTTCGTGGCCGACTGGCACGCCCTGACCACCCATTACGAAACGCCGGGCGGTATTGCCCAGCATGTGGAAGATATGGCCATCGATTGGCTGGCGGCAGGCATCAGCCCCAGTTCCGCCACCATTTTCACCCAGTCGCATGTGCCGGAACATGCCGAGTTGCACTTGCTGCTTTCCATGATTACGCCGCTGGGCTGGCTGGAACGGGTTCCTACCTACAAGGATCAGCAGGAAAAACTCAAGGAACGCGACCTCTCCACCTACGGTTTCCTCGGCTACCCGCTGCTGCAATCGGCGGACATCCTCATTTACAAGGCAGACCGAGTGCCAGTGGGAGAGGATCAGGTCGCGCATATCGAGCTGACCCGCGAGGTGGCGCGCCGCTTCAACCACATCTACGGGCGGGAGCCGGATTTCGAACAGAAAGCCGAGCAGGCCGCCAACAAGATGGGTAAGAAACAGGCAAAACTTTATCGCGAACTGCGCCGCAAATATCAGGAGCAAGGTGACGCTGAAGCATTGGATGTAGGCCGTGCCTTGCTGGAATCTCAGCAAAACCTGTCGCTGGGTGACCGTGAACGCCTGTTTGGCTATCTGGAAGGATCTGGCAAGATTATCCTGCCCGAACCGCAGGCAGCGTTGACCAAGGCTTCTAAAATGCCGGGGCTGGATGGACAGAAAATGTCCAAATCCTACAGTAACACCATCGCGTTGCGAGAAAAGCCAGAGGATGTAGAAAAGAAAATCCGCACTATGCCGACTGACACCAGCCGTGTGCGCCGAACTGACCCTGGTGACCCGGCACGTTGCCCGGTATGGCCGTTCCATGAAATTTATTCCGACGATGCCACCAAACAGTGGGTGCAGGAAGGTTGCCGTAGCGCTGGCATTGGTTGCCTGGAGTGCAAACAGCCTGTCATCGACGCGGTACAGGCCGAGCTTGCCCCCATCCAGCGCCGCGCCGCTGAGTTTGAGGAAAACCGGGGCAGGGTGCGCGACATCCTGCGGGAAGGCGCGGAAGCCGCCCGCCAGGTGGCGCGTGAAACGCTGGATGACGTGATGGAAGCCATGCGTTTCACTCACCATTTATAA
- a CDS encoding zinc-binding metallopeptidase family protein yields MKRFYCTCGQEVMFEDSVCPACGQMLGFNPEGLEMLAVFADGEQALRFGNDGGWLPCALRDHPIACNWLVREDDEHEQCCSCRLTRTIPTQTVPINVQRWKILEAAKRRLVYSLLWLGLPIVDREQDPAMGLVFDFLEDQRTNPLVKKRVVFTGHKEGVITLHAVEADDVHRIQAREQMNERYRTVLGHMRHESGHYFWDRLIRHSDWHPRFRRLFGSEENYRQALDYYYTYGPPPNWVSRHISAYASAHPWEDWAETWAHYLHIMSTLETANAFGVLPQADVYSSDFQVLMQKWEQLTVLMNSLNRSMGMPDAYPFWLTPQVVVKLRFIHQVIAASTRR; encoded by the coding sequence ATGAAGCGGTTCTATTGCACCTGCGGCCAAGAGGTCATGTTTGAGGATAGCGTCTGCCCCGCGTGCGGGCAGATGCTGGGGTTTAACCCGGAAGGTCTGGAAATGCTGGCGGTTTTTGCTGATGGCGAACAGGCGCTCAGATTCGGTAATGATGGAGGGTGGCTGCCTTGCGCCTTGCGTGACCATCCTATTGCCTGTAATTGGTTGGTTAGGGAAGATGATGAACACGAACAATGCTGTTCCTGTCGCTTGACTCGTACCATTCCGACGCAGACAGTTCCCATCAATGTCCAACGCTGGAAGATTCTCGAAGCTGCCAAACGCAGGTTGGTGTATTCGCTGCTATGGCTAGGGTTGCCGATTGTTGACCGGGAGCAGGATCCTGCCATGGGGTTGGTGTTTGATTTTCTGGAAGACCAGCGCACCAACCCGCTGGTGAAAAAGCGGGTCGTGTTTACTGGCCACAAGGAGGGCGTGATTACCTTGCACGCAGTCGAGGCGGATGATGTCCACCGCATTCAGGCGCGTGAACAGATGAATGAGCGTTACCGTACTGTCCTCGGGCATATGCGGCACGAATCCGGCCATTATTTCTGGGACAGGCTGATCCGTCATTCAGACTGGCATCCGCGTTTCCGCCGTCTGTTCGGTAGTGAGGAAAACTATCGTCAGGCGCTGGATTATTATTACACTTATGGCCCGCCCCCCAACTGGGTCAGCCGCCATATCAGCGCCTACGCCAGCGCCCATCCGTGGGAAGACTGGGCGGAAACCTGGGCGCATTACCTGCATATCATGAGCACGCTGGAAACCGCCAATGCCTTCGGGGTTTTGCCGCAGGCGGATGTGTATTCCAGCGATTTCCAGGTGCTGATGCAGAAGTGGGAACAGCTGACGGTATTGATGAATTCACTTAACCGCAGCATGGGTATGCCGGATGCCTATCCCTTCTGGCTGACGCCGCAAGTGGTGGTGAAACTGCGTTTCATCCACCAAGTAATCGCGGCCAGTACCCGGCGCTGA
- a CDS encoding septation protein A has product MKFLFDFFPVLLFFLVYKFFGDLPASWIEAANRLPLMSLNQNESKDAILLATLVIILATIVQNALYFIMHKRFERMHLITLGILLVFGTLTLFLKDPVFIKWKVSIINWGFALAFVVSQYIGARKTLAERMMSSAIQVPTNIWQQANMMWAAFFAFVGILNLIIAYNFSEEVWVDFKLFGVLGLTFAFIIAQVFYLQKHAVETN; this is encoded by the coding sequence ATGAAGTTCCTGTTTGATTTTTTCCCGGTCTTGCTGTTCTTCCTGGTCTACAAATTTTTTGGCGACCTGCCAGCATCCTGGATTGAGGCAGCCAACCGGCTTCCCCTGATGTCACTGAACCAAAACGAGTCGAAAGACGCCATCCTGCTGGCGACACTGGTCATCATTCTGGCGACTATCGTACAGAATGCCCTGTATTTCATCATGCATAAGCGCTTTGAGCGGATGCATCTGATCACCTTAGGCATCCTGCTGGTGTTTGGTACACTGACCCTATTCCTGAAAGACCCGGTCTTCATCAAGTGGAAAGTCAGCATCATCAACTGGGGTTTCGCGTTGGCTTTCGTGGTCAGCCAGTATATCGGTGCACGCAAGACCCTGGCCGAACGCATGATGTCGAGCGCCATCCAGGTTCCCACCAACATCTGGCAACAGGCCAATATGATGTGGGCAGCCTTCTTCGCCTTTGTGGGCATCCTTAACCTCATCATCGCCTACAACTTTAGCGAGGAAGTGTGGGTGGATTTCAAACTGTTCGGGGTACTGGGGCTGACCTTCGCCTTCATCATTGCCCAGGTGTTCTACCTGCAAAAACACGCAGTTGAAACCAACTGA
- a CDS encoding 20S proteasome A and B subunits: MTYCIGVSLDAGLVLTSDSRTNAGIDNVSTYSKMHRCITNQDRCLVIMSAGNLATTQGVIQQVRRDIQEGKPHNINTMGYLADVADYLGEILVNLIRKHTETTGFVPDATLILGGQIRGRDPNIYMVYPQGNYITTSEETPYLQIGESKYGKPVLDRFLTRSTSLEDAAICSLISMDSTMKSNASVGPPIEVLIYQRDHFDSPRHYKFEAEDPYLISIRHEWANHLNNAFRAMPRLESHAHPNGSLHIF, encoded by the coding sequence ATGACTTACTGTATCGGCGTATCCCTTGACGCAGGGCTTGTCCTGACTTCTGATTCCCGCACCAATGCAGGTATTGATAACGTCAGTACCTACAGCAAAATGCACCGCTGCATTACCAACCAAGATCGTTGCCTGGTGATTATGAGTGCAGGTAACCTCGCCACCACGCAAGGTGTCATCCAGCAAGTCCGCCGCGATATACAGGAAGGCAAGCCCCACAATATTAACACCATGGGTTATCTCGCCGACGTAGCGGATTATCTGGGCGAAATCCTGGTCAACCTGATCCGCAAACACACTGAAACCACCGGCTTTGTCCCTGACGCCACCCTGATACTGGGTGGGCAAATCAGGGGGCGTGACCCTAACATCTACATGGTTTATCCACAGGGCAATTATATTACCACTTCGGAAGAAACCCCCTACCTGCAAATTGGCGAAAGCAAATACGGCAAGCCGGTGCTAGACCGTTTCCTGACCCGCTCCACCTCACTGGAAGATGCCGCCATCTGCTCGCTGATTTCGATGGATTCCACCATGAAGAGTAACGCCAGCGTAGGGCCACCCATTGAAGTGCTGATCTATCAGCGCGACCACTTCGACAGCCCCCGGCATTACAAATTTGAGGCGGAAGACCCATATCTCATCTCCATCCGCCACGAATGGGCTAACCACCTGAACAACGCCTTCCGCGCCATGCCACGCCTGGAAAGCCATGCCCACCCCAACGGCAGCCTGCACATATTCTGA
- a CDS encoding site-2 protease family protein — protein sequence MDFDINAFMYGLATWAIPVLFAITLHEVAHGWVANKLGDSTARMLGRLSLNPIRHVDPIGTVAVPAFLLVVGSPFLFGWAKPVPVNFRNLKNYRRDMILVAAAGPGANLLMAVMWIMLLVLFANVIPDENVARGFVAMSQNGIIINLVLLVFNLLPIPPLDGGRVLSGLLPPSLSRYLDVIEPYGLFIVLGLLYFGVLNQVVMPLVSTLAQILGHIFL from the coding sequence ATGGATTTTGATATAAATGCCTTTATGTATGGGCTGGCGACCTGGGCTATTCCGGTTCTGTTCGCCATTACCTTGCATGAAGTGGCGCATGGTTGGGTTGCCAACAAACTGGGTGACAGTACGGCCAGGATGCTGGGGCGGCTTTCCCTTAACCCGATTAGGCATGTGGATCCGATCGGCACGGTGGCTGTGCCCGCCTTTCTGCTGGTGGTTGGTTCCCCCTTCCTGTTTGGTTGGGCGAAACCGGTGCCGGTCAATTTTCGTAACCTGAAGAACTACCGGCGCGACATGATACTGGTGGCAGCCGCAGGGCCGGGGGCAAACCTGCTGATGGCGGTGATGTGGATCATGCTGCTGGTTTTGTTCGCCAATGTCATTCCGGATGAAAACGTGGCGCGCGGTTTCGTGGCCATGAGCCAGAATGGCATTATCATCAATCTGGTGCTGCTGGTGTTCAATTTGCTGCCGATTCCACCACTGGATGGGGGCAGGGTGCTTTCCGGGCTGTTACCGCCCTCATTATCACGCTATCTCGACGTAATTGAGCCGTATGGTCTGTTTATTGTGCTGGGTTTGCTATATTTTGGGGTACTGAACCAGGTTGTCATGCCTTTGGTAAGCACACTGGCGCAGATACTGGGACATATTTTCCTGTAG
- a CDS encoding peptidylprolyl isomerase: MRFTTNKIIATGLVGLTLIATTLYADDKKVVATVNGVEITQETLDAVSGMVSRSTQGEKVDSKALLDDLIVTELARQEANKAGLAERDEVKNKVKDFTDKLVLNLWTQEQAASFKPSDDELKKAYEERTSGDNKYEYKARHILMKTQEEAAAVIKELESGVDFADLAKKKSTGPSGPTGGDLGWFKAESMVKPFSAAVAKMEPGTISKEPVQTQFGWHVIKLEERRDVKPPSFDDMKPQLEREFEQKKMLEYMDGLRSKADVKVMLPEDKASEAKPAEEQKAEEPKAEEKK; this comes from the coding sequence ATGCGATTTACAACCAACAAAATTATCGCAACCGGGCTGGTTGGACTAACACTGATTGCAACTACCCTGTATGCCGATGACAAAAAAGTGGTGGCCACCGTTAATGGCGTGGAAATTACTCAAGAAACGTTGGATGCCGTATCCGGCATGGTCAGCCGCTCCACCCAGGGGGAAAAAGTCGACAGCAAGGCGCTGCTCGACGACCTGATCGTCACAGAACTCGCCCGCCAGGAAGCCAACAAGGCCGGTCTGGCCGAGCGCGATGAGGTGAAAAACAAGGTCAAGGATTTCACCGACAAACTGGTACTGAATCTCTGGACGCAGGAACAGGCCGCCTCCTTCAAACCGTCTGACGACGAGCTGAAAAAAGCCTACGAAGAGCGCACCAGCGGCGACAACAAATATGAATACAAAGCACGCCACATCCTCATGAAAACCCAGGAAGAAGCCGCCGCCGTCATCAAGGAACTGGAAAGTGGCGTCGACTTTGCCGATCTGGCGAAAAAGAAATCCACCGGCCCATCCGGCCCAACGGGTGGCGACCTCGGCTGGTTCAAGGCCGAATCCATGGTCAAGCCATTTTCCGCAGCGGTCGCCAAAATGGAACCTGGCACCATCAGCAAGGAACCGGTACAAACCCAGTTCGGCTGGCACGTCATCAAGCTGGAAGAACGCCGTGATGTCAAACCGCCTTCATTTGACGACATGAAACCGCAATTGGAACGTGAGTTTGAGCAGAAAAAAATGCTCGAATACATGGACGGCCTGCGTTCCAAAGCTGACGTAAAAGTCATGCTGCCGGAAGACAAGGCAAGCGAAGCAAAACCTGCTGAAGAACAGAAAGCTGAAGAACCCAAGGCAGAAGAAAAAAAATAA
- a CDS encoding YciI family protein, translating into MLYVIIGEDVENSLAQRLAARPAHLERLHALRDAGRLFVAGPNPAIDAADPGEAGFSGSIIMAEFDSLEEAQSWANADPYVAAGVYQRVTVKPFKKVLP; encoded by the coding sequence ATGTTGTATGTCATTATCGGCGAAGATGTCGAAAACAGCCTCGCGCAACGGCTAGCGGCGCGCCCGGCACATCTGGAACGGCTGCATGCGCTGCGGGATGCAGGCCGCCTGTTCGTGGCAGGCCCCAATCCGGCGATAGATGCGGCTGACCCGGGCGAGGCAGGCTTCAGCGGCAGCATTATCATGGCCGAATTCGACTCACTGGAAGAGGCGCAAAGCTGGGCTAATGCCGACCCGTATGTGGCAGCAGGCGTGTACCAGCGCGTCACCGTCAAACCTTTCAAAAAAGTATTACCTTAA
- a CDS encoding YgfZ/GcvT domain-containing protein: MKPEWKNFLIDYGAEFAGDSLISFGNPGRERRIPPQGAILCDLSHFGLVGVSGEDAASFLQGQLTNDIQQVTDSRSQLSAYCTPQGRVLATFFITKRQGVYYLSVARDLLEPTLKRLRMYVMRSKVALEDASASLVHFGYAAPEGDRRLADILGKVPTDPYDTVQLGNLTIMRQPAPIPRFKILGELDEAKKLWQNLNVNAACVGRSSWEYFNVMSGVPMVTLASSEAWVPQMINMHLIDGVSFNKGCFPGQEIVARLKYLGKSKRQMYRIGIPHCVKAPAVGTAISSGNDPEAGSILNATLNPDGYVEALAVMKIAETQHKLSMGEYAVQVLDLPYTLETGG, translated from the coding sequence ATGAAACCAGAATGGAAGAATTTTCTTATTGATTACGGCGCTGAGTTTGCAGGCGACTCACTCATCTCCTTTGGCAACCCTGGCCGTGAACGGCGCATCCCACCGCAAGGCGCAATCCTGTGTGACCTGTCACACTTTGGGCTGGTCGGCGTCAGTGGCGAAGATGCCGCCAGTTTCCTGCAAGGGCAATTAACCAATGACATCCAGCAGGTAACGGATTCTCGTTCCCAGCTCAGCGCCTACTGCACCCCACAGGGACGTGTACTGGCAACTTTTTTCATCACCAAACGGCAAGGCGTCTATTACTTGAGCGTGGCGCGCGATTTGCTGGAGCCGACCCTCAAGCGCCTGCGTATGTATGTCATGCGTTCCAAAGTTGCGCTGGAAGATGCCAGCGCCAGCCTGGTGCATTTCGGTTACGCCGCGCCAGAAGGTGACAGGCGACTGGCCGATATTTTAGGCAAGGTTCCAACTGACCCGTATGACACCGTGCAACTGGGCAACCTCACCATTATGCGCCAGCCTGCGCCTATCCCGCGCTTCAAGATTCTGGGCGAGCTGGATGAAGCCAAAAAACTGTGGCAAAACCTCAACGTCAATGCCGCCTGCGTGGGGCGCAGCAGTTGGGAATACTTCAATGTCATGTCTGGCGTACCGATGGTGACACTGGCCAGCAGCGAAGCCTGGGTTCCACAAATGATAAACATGCACCTGATTGATGGCGTCAGCTTCAACAAGGGCTGTTTCCCCGGCCAGGAAATCGTTGCCCGCCTGAAATACCTAGGCAAAAGCAAGCGTCAGATGTACCGTATCGGCATCCCGCATTGCGTAAAAGCCCCAGCAGTGGGCACGGCCATCAGCAGCGGCAATGACCCCGAGGCAGGCAGCATCCTCAATGCCACCCTGAATCCGGATGGCTATGTCGAAGCACTGGCGGTGATGAAAATTGCTGAAACCCAGCACAAGCTCAGCATGGGTGAATATGCCGTGCAGGTGCTGGATTTACCCTACACACTGGAAACAGGCGGCTAG
- a CDS encoding glycosyltransferase, producing the protein MSRILYVITSLSVGGAQKALLNLVESGFSASYEPHVVALVDVDGLQQQFAQAGIPLHVLGLNRPRCLPLLLPRLAALVWKLKPDIIHGWMHHGNLFATLAWWLAACRPKLLWGIHHTPEKATLERAQHAVVLKAGRWLSRFPQHIVYVSRRSLHRHHELGYDSRRALVIANGIPLGKANHRTERRLGVRQELGIPADAFLVGSLTRYVPEKDIPNLLAAIHLLQAAGYSAHFLLAGEGMLATNPGLQTLLAALPEPGRVHLLGVRADAAHLTAALDIATLSSRREAFPLFLAEAMAVGVPCVATDVGDIAEFVADTGLVVPVDDAPALAGAWVGLLQQTEEQRQALGERACQRVTEYYSLDTVVAAYRKLLGEADALN; encoded by the coding sequence ATGTCCAGGATTCTCTATGTCATCACTTCCTTAAGCGTTGGCGGTGCTCAAAAGGCACTACTGAATCTTGTGGAATCAGGTTTCAGCGCAAGTTATGAGCCTCACGTGGTGGCACTGGTGGATGTGGATGGCTTGCAGCAGCAGTTTGCCCAGGCAGGCATCCCGCTGCATGTGTTGGGGCTAAACCGTCCGCGCTGTCTGCCGTTGCTACTGCCACGTTTGGCCGCGTTGGTGTGGAAACTGAAGCCGGATATCATCCACGGCTGGATGCACCACGGCAACCTGTTCGCCACCCTGGCCTGGTGGCTGGCCGCCTGCCGCCCCAAACTGCTATGGGGCATACACCATACCCCTGAAAAAGCCACTCTGGAACGCGCCCAGCACGCTGTTGTCCTCAAGGCTGGCCGCTGGCTGTCACGCTTCCCCCAGCATATTGTGTACGTATCGCGCCGCAGCTTACACCGTCACCACGAACTCGGTTATGACAGTCGTCGGGCGCTGGTGATCGCTAACGGTATTCCCTTGGGAAAAGCTAATCATCGGACGGAACGCCGTCTTGGCGTCCGGCAGGAACTGGGTATCCCGGCTGATGCTTTCCTGGTCGGTAGTTTGACCCGTTACGTACCGGAGAAAGACATTCCCAATCTGCTGGCAGCCATACACCTGTTACAGGCAGCGGGGTATAGCGCTCATTTCCTGCTGGCCGGGGAGGGGATGCTGGCCACGAATCCCGGCTTGCAAACCTTGCTGGCGGCTCTGCCTGAGCCGGGCAGGGTACATTTGCTGGGGGTGCGTGCCGATGCCGCCCACCTGACCGCTGCGCTGGATATTGCCACCTTGTCATCCCGGCGCGAGGCATTCCCGCTGTTTTTGGCCGAAGCAATGGCGGTTGGCGTACCTTGCGTGGCGACGGATGTGGGGGATATTGCAGAATTTGTGGCCGATACGGGATTGGTTGTGCCGGTTGACGATGCCCCGGCCTTGGCGGGGGCATGGGTGGGTTTGCTGCAACAAACGGAGGAACAGCGCCAGGCGCTGGGAGAACGCGCATGCCAGCGGGTCACAGAGTACTATAGTCTGGATACGGTGGTTGCCGCTTACCGGAAATTGCTTGGGGAAGCTGATGCACTAAACTAA
- a CDS encoding L-threonylcarbamoyladenylate synthase: MSQYFQIHPDNPQIRLVRQALNIIRDGGVVVFPTDSSYAIGCHLGDKSAMERIQRIRRVDNKHNFTLVCRDLSEISLYAQVDNINYRLIKSLTPGPYTFILPATREVPRRLQNPKRKTIGIRIPDHIVTQALLQELNEPLMSSTLILPGEDLPMIDPYQIRLSLEHQVDLIIDGGFCGHEPTTVVDLMEDRPVILREGKGGVDWLVEH, translated from the coding sequence ATGAGTCAGTATTTTCAAATTCACCCAGACAACCCTCAGATACGTTTGGTTCGCCAGGCCCTCAATATTATCCGGGATGGCGGGGTTGTTGTATTCCCAACCGATTCCAGCTATGCCATTGGCTGTCATCTGGGCGACAAGTCGGCGATGGAACGTATCCAGCGCATCCGCCGGGTCGACAACAAGCACAATTTCACCTTGGTGTGCCGTGACCTGTCGGAGATCTCCCTGTATGCGCAGGTGGACAACATCAACTACCGGTTGATCAAGTCGCTGACGCCTGGGCCGTATACGTTTATCCTCCCCGCAACCCGTGAAGTGCCGCGCCGTTTGCAAAACCCCAAGCGCAAGACTATTGGAATCCGGATTCCTGACCATATTGTTACCCAGGCACTTTTACAGGAGCTGAACGAGCCGTTAATGTCGAGTACCCTGATCCTGCCGGGTGAAGATTTGCCTATGATAGACCCTTACCAGATCCGCTTATCACTGGAGCATCAAGTTGATTTGATCATTGATGGCGGTTTCTGTGGGCATGAGCCGACAACGGTAGTGGATTTAATGGAAGACCGGCCTGTGATCCTGCGTGAGGGCAAGGGTGGGGTAGACTGGCTGGTGGAGCACTAA
- a CDS encoding UDP-2,3-diacylglucosamine diphosphatase, translating to MTSWFISDLHLDVSSSGISCRLLAFLADIEGRADALYILGDFFEYWVGDDAIGTAYTAAFQPAIDQLRAVSASGVRLYFMHGNRDFLAGEAFAAATGCQLLPEQLVIDLYGEPTVLLHGDTLCTDDVEYQQVRKVLRSPQWMQQFLALPLEERIRQAEQMRAQSRASTTGRIDMILDANQQVVEKTMHKAGVFRMIHGHTHRPAIHDFQLAGQPAQRAVLGDWHADRGSFLRVDAHGMALEFG from the coding sequence ATGACTAGCTGGTTTATTTCCGATCTGCATCTGGATGTGTCCAGTAGCGGCATCAGTTGTCGCTTGCTGGCGTTTTTGGCAGATATTGAGGGTAGGGCGGATGCTTTATACATCCTGGGTGATTTTTTTGAGTATTGGGTGGGGGATGACGCTATCGGGACTGCTTACACTGCTGCGTTCCAGCCAGCCATTGATCAACTGCGGGCAGTCAGTGCCAGCGGAGTGCGGCTGTATTTCATGCATGGCAACCGTGATTTTCTGGCCGGGGAAGCGTTTGCCGCCGCGACCGGTTGCCAGCTGTTGCCTGAGCAGCTAGTCATCGACCTCTACGGGGAGCCGACTGTATTGCTGCATGGTGATACTTTGTGCACGGATGATGTGGAATACCAGCAGGTGCGCAAGGTGCTGCGTAGCCCGCAGTGGATGCAGCAGTTCCTTGCCTTGCCGCTGGAAGAGCGTATCCGTCAGGCAGAGCAGATGCGGGCGCAAAGCCGCGCCAGCACGACAGGGAGGATAGATATGATTCTGGATGCCAATCAGCAAGTGGTGGAGAAAACCATGCACAAAGCCGGGGTATTCCGCATGATCCACGGGCACACCCACCGCCCGGCAATCCACGACTTTCAGCTGGCCGGGCAGCCAGCCCAACGTGCAGTGCTGGGGGATTGGCACGCAGACCGGGGCAGTTTCCTGCGGGTTGATGCGCATGGCATGGCGCTGGAGTTCGGCTAG
- a CDS encoding segregation and condensation protein A, with amino-acid sequence MTVIQREIPLAIVRGEQVVTMPEDLYIPPDALEVFLEAFEGPLDLLLYLIRRQNFDICDIPIAHITEQYIAYVELMKDFKLDLAAEYLLMAAMLAEIKSRMLLPRHSEVEEEEDPRAQLMRQLQEYEQCKQAASDLDELSRLEREHWVAQTAADFPKPPRPEPQVALHELLLAFKDVLKRADMFSNHQIQREHLSIRERMTHVLAVLQTHRFVPFENLFRLEEGRRGAVVTLMAILELLKAHLIDVTQGDQAYAPLYVRPAGIAVEG; translated from the coding sequence GTGACCGTCATACAGCGTGAAATCCCGCTGGCCATCGTGCGTGGCGAGCAGGTCGTCACCATGCCGGAGGATTTGTACATCCCGCCGGATGCACTGGAAGTATTTCTGGAAGCTTTTGAGGGGCCGCTGGATTTGCTGTTGTACCTGATCCGGCGGCAGAACTTCGATATTTGTGATATCCCGATTGCACATATTACTGAGCAATACATCGCCTACGTCGAGCTGATGAAGGATTTCAAGCTCGACCTGGCGGCGGAGTACCTGCTGATGGCGGCGATGCTGGCGGAAATCAAGTCACGGATGCTGTTGCCACGTCACAGCGAAGTGGAAGAGGAAGAAGATCCACGCGCCCAACTGATGCGCCAGTTGCAGGAATACGAGCAGTGCAAACAGGCCGCATCCGATCTGGACGAACTGTCTCGCCTGGAACGTGAGCACTGGGTTGCGCAAACCGCTGCCGATTTCCCCAAACCGCCACGACCGGAGCCGCAGGTTGCCCTGCACGAGTTGCTGCTGGCGTTTAAGGATGTGCTCAAGCGCGCCGACATGTTCAGCAACCACCAGATTCAGCGCGAGCACTTGTCCATCCGCGAACGCATGACGCATGTACTGGCGGTGTTGCAGACCCACCGGTTTGTGCCGTTTGAAAACCTGTTCCGGCTGGAAGAGGGACGGCGTGGGGCAGTGGTTACACTGATGGCGATCCTGGAGTTGCTCAAGGCGCATCTGATCGATGTGACCCAGGGCGATCAAGCGTATGCGCCGCTGTACGTGCGCCCCGCAGGCATCGCCGTGGAGGGGTGA